The Biomphalaria glabrata chromosome 1, xgBioGlab47.1, whole genome shotgun sequence sequence ttagtttagtatgtctggttacttaggtgactctagccccttggtcgtagactgaggtgtcacagatgagcccacccagtagcgcaaacatctgcctactgttggtaaattttaatgttgagcagcagagaataggtcaTCTCTCTACcgcactcgcgcctgcctgacctgctcacatttttggtgtcagaagtgggatctgtgcTTGAGTGACCAgacttgtattttttattgGGATAGATTAGGTTTGCGTAGGAGTTTAGGCATTGATAGGCGGTATAGATAGTGttagtttagttgttttttttgggtaTTGTTATTGAGAGTTTAGTAGGCTTTATTTTGTTGAGTAGTTACGTAGATGAACAGCgaggcagcagcagcagcaagaATGCAGCCGTCTCAGACAGTGATCTTGGTGCCCAGGACAGAGATGAGTATCCGGCGCTTCCATGGTGATGGTCCTGCCAGGGAAATTGAAGAGTTCCTTCAAAATGTTGAGAGAGCTTGGAAGTCTCAACACATGGTGCATCCAGAGGAAAAATGTGACTTCCTCTTTGCACATCTAGGTGAGGCAGTGAAGGCCGAACTTAGGTGTCACCCTCAGACGACAAGGGCATGTCCAGATGCCCTGGTACAAATTCTACGCTCCACTTATGGAGAAAGACGGAGCATCAACTGCCTCATTGGGGAGCTGTTCCGAATAAGCCAGCACCAGTATGAGTCTGTCCGGGCATACTCACACCGTCTCCTTCAAGCATTTGAAGCACtcacagacaggcagagagctCTATCTGAAACTCCCTTCAGCAAGTCTATCCTGAGGGACCAGTTTGTAGAAAACCTCAGTGACAGGATCCTAAGGAGAGATCTGCGAGAGAGACTACTTGACAGGCCAGAAACTGAATTCCTGGCATTAAGAGACATGGCCATTAGGTGGGCACAGGATGAGGATGTCGCACCGCAAGTCAACGTCACATGCAGAGAGATAAAGATTGAAGGCCAGCTAGCTGCGCTCTCCAAGCAAGTGGAGGAGCTTGCAGCCCAGATTGTGCGCCTACAATTTTCAGGGCCACAGAACTATAGCTGTCCCCACTGCAACAACCATCAGCCTGATCACATTAGCAGCAATGTGAGACAGATATCCTCACAACCGGGTAGGCAACCAAATCGCACTCTTCACCATAAGAGGCCAACGACGAAGAACAGGAAATGCTACACTTGTGGCAAACCTGGCCATCTTGCAAGAAATTGCAGGCTGCAGAACAGGTTCCAAGGTCAGCGAAAGAAGCCAGGGAACCGGGCTCACCAGCAACACCCTTCTAGAAGCAACTGCTCGAATTGTGGAAGCCGGGACCATTTCACCCGAGCTTGCCCTGATGTCGCTGCAGCAGTGAATCACGTTCAGGTTGCCTCAGTTGAACAACCACAGGCAGTACAACTGCAACCTGCCCCCAAGCCAACAGAATTGTCGGTTGAGGTGCCACAGAATCCTAGGCGCTCCAACACTGTGCCTGATTCGTTGGTTCGCAGAAACCAACCCGCAGTGGCAGAAATGATGTCGATTCATTCAGAAGTTGCCTCACCTGACACTTCCAGTAATCATGCAGAAGGAGGTAGGGAAACAAATCCTTTCCTACAGTTTCATCCGGTCCAACCAGAATCCACCTTGCTTTCCCATGAGGTTCCTGAGTTGCAGAAGAAAAGGAACGACCTTCTGAACATTGGGTGCAGAGTTCTTGTCGAACAGAGAGTCAGAGGCCAGGGAAGAATGTTCATGCAGTATGAGCCCTCGTGTTTTATAATTACTGCAGTACCCAAGTATGCTTCTGGCTGGTACATGGTAGAAGCAGAAGACGGCAGTACTTACCGATATGTACGAGAGGAGGAAATGAAGTTCGTTTCCTCACCATACTAGCATAATTCTTcatttgtcatttttatttaatatgttgGTTGCATTCCAATGTATCAAGATGTATTAGTTTGTAATAACTCTATGAGTATGTGCTATCTACATGTgtatttaaaagctttttttaaagcttagtaGTTGCTGTACCTATTTGAGAATGTACAGAATCAAGagtattttcttgtgtttttagctgatgaagtgtatttttttgcttttgtcctTGTAAAGCAATGTAATCTAAGTCATGTCATGGAgatgtatatttttgtgtgaaatagattttagtgtgtatgtaatgcattttaagtagtttgttagtattttgttttgcgaGGACGCAAAAATTTAAGGCGGGAtgaatgtgagcttgcgctcccagagctatatttttatatattttatttttataggctagtgccaaacttattattagtacttccgctttttgtgtataaaaagtgatgccacgctgttttaaaacagttcagtgtacagttgaccagtggtcagtaccatatctgtctgtgcgACAGCTAAAGATCGTTGTGGTCTGtcatctaattatatttttattcctgtacctgggacggcctgtaagtgtagaaatattttatattttttactagatctatccTATGtgtaaagtaattattttattttctacttggactatttgtcatagtagttggcaacatgctgtacggaagatggcggcgtccatcagtcctaatagaatatagatctaatatagttttgcatttatgtattgcaggctattattactgctgtgtaactgctgtgtaactgctgtgttgctgcttttaactgctgctttgagctgctgtttataactactgttgttagatctattctaattctagggaagctagaatctagtgttattttgtttctgtagtgtggCCTTATTAGTGGcttagttatagtctgtttcttgcTTTAGCTAGTTAGTAATTAGTTTAGTCTAGTTAGTAAGGTACTAAGACTTAAAGTGTTCtggttttagtgttagtgttatgagtgaaatagtaggatattgtagatctagactagtttattgtagtgtgtttattgtagatctaggtctagtgtagtagttttagtgatttagttagatagttgttttgatcagtttgtgtcagatagttggtttggttagtttggtagtgtttgtagtggtgtagatttagagggtagtttatagtggttagtgtatatattatattttattattatttgattccatgtaaataaagtttctttttgttttatttatcgtaaactaaagtttgttattgctttcttttagttatcttgtttccatttagtttagtttagtatgtctggttacttaggtgactctagccccttggtcgtagactgaggtgtcacagatgagcccacccagtagcgcaaacatctgcctactgttggtaaattttaatgttgagcagcagagaataggtcaTCTCTCTACcgcactcgcgcctgcctgacctgctcacacaagtttgacaaccttcgagatgaactcatcagagatcgattggtatgtggcatacagtcggatcgagtgagagagagacttctgagagatgtagacttaactttagagaaggcagcaagcataattcgtgctgacgagcatacccagaaccaaatgatagatatgaaaggactacatgtggatgctgctaataaattaaagaagacagaagatagaaagccaGTCAAAACCTCACAGGAAAATATGACAAAGAATCATGTCACAAGTTtcattagagattgcagatcttgtggtggatctcatggaaaatacaattgcccagcattcggacagacctgccgaaaatgtaaaaaaagaaatcatttcgctgtaaaatgtcgttcgaaacacttcaaggctgttgattcactggaagatgaaagtcaagcaagccaagtaaatgagttgtggtttgaggcaattggtactgacaacaatgtcaaagtttggatggttgatgtcaatattatgggaaaaatagtcaaaatgaagattgacacaggagcacaagctaatgtgatatcagagtcaacgtggaacaatttagaaactgatactcagttaaagaattcaaatactaccctacgagcattgggggatgaagcattagaactgaaaggagttgcatcggtcacatttaaagtcggcgatgtagaagttaaagatgatctgtacgtgatcaagaaaagtataaatcctatactaggtctgaagacatctattgctttaaaactaattgaggcaaagagaaatgtcgaagtacacgatgtcaagcaacaaaatgaagttccacaagtgttgat is a genomic window containing:
- the LOC106060942 gene encoding uncharacterized protein LOC106060942, whose protein sequence is MNSEAAAAARMQPSQTVILVPRTEMSIRRFHGDGPAREIEEFLQNVERAWKSQHMVHPEEKCDFLFAHLGEAVKAELRCHPQTTRACPDALVQILRSTYGERRSINCLIGELFRISQHQYESVRAYSHRLLQAFEALTDRQRALSETPFSKSILRDQFVENLSDRILRRDLRERLLDRPETEFLALRDMAIRWAQDEDVAPQVNVTCREIKIEGQLAALSKQVEELAAQIVRLQFSGPQNYSCPHCNNHQPDHISSNVRQISSQPGRQPNRTLHHKRPTTKNRKCYTCGKPGHLARNCRLQNRFQGQRKKPGNRAHQQHPSRSNCSNCGSRDHFTRACPDVAAAVNHVQVASVEQPQAVQLQPAPKPTELSVEVPQNPRRSNTVPDSLVRRNQPAVAEMMSIHSEVASPDTSSNHAEGGRETNPFLQFHPVQPESTLLSHEVPELQKKRNDLLNIGCRVLVEQRVRGQGRMFMQYEPSCFIITAVPKYASGWYMVEAEDGSTYRYVREEEMKFVSSPY